The following are from one region of the Leptospira selangorensis genome:
- a CDS encoding substrate-binding periplasmic protein, with protein sequence MKMRKQFQSAFLSVFALFISLDLYSQTKVMPSRLDSILSKKELVVGVNRVYEPFYVQDPKDGYPGFDMELAKLYADYLGVALKVKPLKTFRQFSDEIAAGTIDIAMAGMSTDLSRGKTVTFSDPYLLTTPAGLVNKRSLPPEPEGSIVTTRTFKSLEDLAVLNALSFSVRSNTTNHNYLLRRFGKNQIYSYLSDSIAIDALTKGNVICYVADSLYILSLLQKQPSLKANYVALINPVMDEYISAALPLNDLVFADNFNFFIKELKRTAVIEGLRSKYFLGSGWVK encoded by the coding sequence ATGAAAATGCGGAAGCAGTTTCAGTCGGCATTCCTTTCGGTTTTTGCCCTTTTCATCTCACTAGACTTATATTCTCAAACCAAAGTTATGCCTTCCAGATTGGACTCAATCCTTTCTAAAAAGGAATTGGTGGTTGGGGTCAATCGAGTTTACGAACCATTTTATGTACAAGATCCGAAAGATGGTTATCCAGGTTTTGATATGGAACTTGCGAAACTGTATGCGGATTATCTGGGAGTCGCGCTTAAAGTAAAACCTCTCAAAACTTTCCGCCAATTTTCGGATGAAATTGCAGCAGGCACAATCGATATCGCAATGGCTGGAATGTCCACGGATCTGAGCCGAGGAAAAACTGTTACTTTTTCGGATCCGTATCTTCTTACAACTCCTGCCGGACTTGTTAATAAACGTTCTCTTCCTCCTGAACCGGAAGGAAGTATTGTAACTACTAGAACTTTTAAATCTTTAGAGGATTTGGCTGTTTTAAATGCTCTTTCCTTCTCTGTTAGATCCAATACTACAAATCATAATTATCTTTTAAGAAGGTTCGGTAAAAACCAAATTTACAGTTATCTTTCGGATTCCATCGCGATAGATGCATTAACAAAAGGGAATGTAATTTGTTATGTTGCGGATAGTTTATACATTCTATCTTTACTACAAAAACAACCTAGTTTAAAGGCAAACTATGTGGCACTTATAAATCCTGTTATGGACGAATATATTAGCGCTGCCTTACCTTTAAACGATCTAGTCTTTGCTGATAATTTTAATTTCTTTATCAAAGAATTAAAAAGAACAGCAGTGATAGAAGGTCTTCGTTCGAAATATTTTCTAGGAAGCGGTTGGGTAAAATAA
- a CDS encoding OmpA family protein, with protein MASKIHTQFSHSFKIVSVLLCYFIFAGFSVSGAEDSAVKGKVAPLKGEINTSLNEFGISLSEDGNTLYYYSKRKNSNYSDLFKSVKTKDGWSGGVEVSELNSQFDDQSPFIIENEKAIIFSSNRDGSIEFKLSSGKIGVSRDLYFATLKDGSWDKATRLPLEVNSPAIEENPFLAGSYLFFTRYPFGKVAESDIYISEYKDGSWRKAIRMESPVNTEHAEIAATLSRDSKYLYFSSNRPGGYGGLDIYKVEIKEDGTFSPAVNLGPVINSSGDEAFYTETPDGKNAYFCRLEKEGGNYDIYEFSVNEWEELKKNKKISLESIHFRTGSFEIEEESFEILDRLVVFLNENPSIKLKITGHTDLHGDLNDNLELSRSRAGAVKDYLVKKGISKGRFSTDGKGSKEPIYPEKNPETDRKNRRTEFQILE; from the coding sequence ATGGCTTCTAAAATCCATACTCAGTTTTCTCATTCATTCAAAATCGTTTCTGTATTACTTTGTTATTTCATATTTGCAGGATTTTCTGTATCCGGCGCAGAAGATTCTGCAGTTAAAGGTAAAGTTGCTCCTTTAAAAGGAGAGATTAATACTTCTTTAAACGAATTCGGGATCAGCCTTTCTGAAGACGGAAATACTTTATATTATTATTCCAAACGTAAGAACTCCAACTATTCGGATCTTTTTAAATCTGTAAAAACCAAAGATGGTTGGAGTGGCGGTGTAGAAGTTTCCGAATTGAATTCACAATTCGACGATCAAAGTCCATTCATTATAGAAAATGAGAAGGCAATCATCTTCTCCTCTAACCGAGACGGAAGTATAGAATTCAAATTGAGCAGTGGAAAGATCGGAGTTTCGAGAGATCTATATTTCGCCACATTAAAGGATGGAAGTTGGGACAAAGCGACTAGACTTCCTTTAGAAGTGAATTCCCCAGCTATCGAAGAAAATCCATTTTTGGCAGGAAGTTATTTATTCTTCACTCGTTATCCTTTCGGGAAAGTTGCTGAGTCAGACATTTATATTTCCGAATATAAGGATGGCTCTTGGAGAAAAGCAATCCGTATGGAAAGCCCTGTGAATACGGAACATGCTGAGATAGCGGCTACTTTGAGTAGAGATAGTAAATATTTATATTTTTCTTCGAACCGCCCCGGCGGTTACGGTGGATTAGATATTTATAAAGTAGAGATTAAGGAAGACGGGACCTTCTCCCCTGCAGTAAATCTAGGACCAGTTATTAATTCATCTGGTGACGAGGCGTTCTACACCGAAACTCCTGATGGTAAGAATGCCTACTTTTGTAGGTTAGAGAAAGAAGGCGGGAATTACGATATCTACGAATTTTCTGTAAACGAATGGGAAGAATTAAAGAAGAACAAAAAAATCTCCTTGGAATCTATTCATTTTAGGACCGGTTCTTTCGAGATCGAAGAAGAGTCCTTTGAAATTTTGGATAGATTGGTCGTCTTCTTAAATGAAAATCCTTCTATAAAATTAAAAATCACAGGACATACGGATTTGCATGGGGATCTGAACGATAATTTGGAATTAAGCCGAAGTCGGGCCGGAGCTGTGAAGGATTACTTGGTCAAAAAAGGAATTTCTAAGGGTAGATTTTCCACGGACGGAAAGGGAAGTAAGGAGCCTATTTATCCAGAGAAAAACCCGGAAACGGACCGCAAAAATCGAAGGACCGAATTTCAAATTTTAGAATAG